TCATGGCGAAACGGCCATTCCAAAGTTCGGCTTGGGGAGTCCAACCAAACTCAAAAGCATTACGATCTAAGCCGTTATATTCTGTAGCAACTGTTGGTAGGTCGGTGGAGGAGCGAGTTTGCATTTTTTTGTTCCGCAGCATTTGTTACTTAACTTAACTTTAGCTATTCATTAACAAGCTGCTTTCTGTCAATGGACACAAACTATAGCCACTTCTCAAGGACGATAGTTAAACATACTTTTATACTGTCAAATACCCCTTGAGGGGGTGATAAAAGTAGTATTTGTAAATAAATGTAAAGCCTTGAATTTTTCACTTTAATAAATAGCTAATTTTAAGAAAGAAATTAGCTGAAAATTAAGTAATTAAAAATAAAGCGGACATAACCTTAACTAGCAAGCATTTTCACGCTATTTTATAGAAAAATTGGTGAATAATTACTAGCCTAAATAATATAAATTCTATCTACCGCAGGATATAGGTTTCAAACTTTGGAGAGATGCTTTGATGTACTAATTTCTTAGATTCTGTAAACAAGAAGATTTGGGTATTGCGATAGATACAGAAATTAGAGATTTTGCTGACTAAATTCTAAAACCATGCAAATTTATATTGTTTAGAAGAAGGAAATACAATGTTTCAAAGTACGGAAATTTCATTGGAACTCTTATCGCCCCTATGGTGGGCGGCACAGATTCCAGTGGATACTACGACAAATGTAACACCAGCGCAGGCTTCGGTGCTTACTTCTGGGCCGCGCTTTTTTGTGGCTTTACTATCTGGGGTAATTTTGGCTTTTGCCTTCCAGCTAGTATTAACCAACCTCTCCGTCGCCGCAGGTATTTCTTACCTGGGGCGTTCATCTGACTCAGATCCCAATTCAGGGGAGTCAGATAGTTTTGGCGGTACAATTCGTAAGATAGGTACGGCTGTAGGTTTGTGGACATTAATTACTGTCACCATTGCCTTATTAGTTGCCTCTTTTTTGGCTGTAAAACTTAGCCTAGTAATTTTAGACCCCAGATTGGGTGCAATTCTTGGTCTAGTAATTTGGGGTGCATACTTCTTGTTGCTGGTGTGGGTTAGTTCCACTACCGTTGGTTCCCTCGTTGGTTCAGTAGTTAATACTGCTACCTCTGGCTTTCAGGCAATTATGGGAACAGCTACAGCCGCTTTGGGTGCAAAAGCTGTAAATCAGCAAGTAGTAGCCACAGCTGAAGCCGCAGCCGCAGCCGTCCGTCGCGAGTTGGGCAGTGCTATTGACCCTATCAGTATCCGCGAAAACATAGAAGATTATATTGAAAAACTGCGTCCACCAGAGTTAGACATATCTAATATTCGCAGTGAATTTGAAAGGTTGTTAAATGACCCCCAACTAAAAGCGATCGCCGGGAGTCCAGACTTACGCAATATTGATCGCCAAAAGTTCATCGACCTAGTTAGCAGTCGTACCGACCTTTCTAAAAAAGATACGAAGCGAATTGCTGACACCCTATACAAAGTTTGGCAACAAACCGTATCTCAACACGAACCCACCCAAGACCGTTTGTCTGAGTTGGTTGATTACCTCAAATCACTACCACCAGGACAAGCGAAAACTGACGAACTCAGTGCCAAGTTAGATAGGTTAATTGCCGAAACCCGTTCTACTAAGGATGATGCCCAAAAATCTGCACCCGTAGGGCCAATTCAAAGCAGCATCCAACAAGGTATCTCCGCCTTAACCGGAATTGCTTTGGGTAGAACAGACTTGTCTGATATAGATGTAGAGAAAATCTGGCAAGCACTGACCACAGCTAAAGACAAAGCTACAGAACAAGCAGATAAATTAGGTTTACCCGTTCCTTCACAACCCTACAGTCCCATTCGGGCGGATGTAGAAAACTATCTGTCTAACACCTATGCTTGGCAGTTGAGTGAACAAAGAATTGCCGAAGAGTTCCGCGATGTTATCCATGACCCAGCCGCCGACCCTGGTACAGTACGCCGGGAATTAGAAAGACTTTCTCGCAATGATTTTGTCAATCTTCTCCAACAACGGGGACTACTGACTCAATCCCAAATTCAGCATATTGCTGACAGACTAGAAGCTGTACGTCAATCGGTGTTAGTGATAGTTACCGCCGAAGAAGAAAGAGAAGTTACCCAAGATTTACAACGGCGGATCGAAAGTTATCTACTGGTTACAAACAAAGCAGATTTGACTTCCGAAGGTATTGAGAGAGATTTCAAACCCATCTTAGAAGACAAAGATGCAGATTATGAAACCCTGTCACGGCGGCTGGTAATAGTTGACCGTTATCCCTTGCAGCAAATATTGCTAGAACGCAATGATATGCAGCCAGGAGAACCGGACAGAATTATCGATGAGTTGGAAAGACAGCGCGATCGCGTCTTGTTAGAATCCAAAAACCTCGCAGACCAAGCCAAATATCAAGCAGAAACCCTGTGGTTAAATGTCGAGTCATATCTGCGTAACACTGGCAAAGGTGAATTAAATCCTGATGCCATCCGCGCCGACTTGAAGACCGTATTGTCTGATCCCCAAGCTGGAATCTCTGCAATTCGCGCTCGCTTGTCTCGCTTTGACCGCGATACACTTGTACAGTTGCTCAGTCAACGCCAAGATATCAGCGAAGACCAAGTACATCAAATTATCAATACTGTAGAAGAGTCTTGGCACAATGTCCGCCACACACCCCAAATAGTAGCCGACAAAGCCAAAGAACAATACGACTCTGTATCCACAACCATTTCCGAGTATCTGCGTAAAACTGGCAAAGAAGAACTCAACCCCGAAGGGATTCAACGGGACTTAACTAGACTGTTTGAAAACCCCAGAGAAGGTGCAGTGGCTTTGCGTCGTCGCTTGTCGCAAGTAGACCGCGATACACTTGTACAGTTGCTTAGTCAACGCCAAGACTTGAGCGAAGAACAAGTCAATCAAGTAATTGACTCTGTACAGGGTTCTATCCGCAATATTGTCCGCGCCCCCCGTCGTTTAGCTACCCGTACTCAGCAACGGGTACAGAACTTCCAAACTTATTTGGAAGAATACTTACGGCAAACTGGCAAGGAAGAACTCAATCCAGAAGGAATCAAGCGGGACTTGCAACTATTGCTGCATGATCCACGAGTCGGTGTAGACAGCTTGAGCGATCGCCTAGCTCATTTTGACCGTTCCACAATTATCGCCCTGTTGAAGATTCGGGAAGACCTCAGCGATGAGGAAGCTGCCAGAATTGCCGACAATATAGTTTCCGTGCGGGATCAATTTGTCGAACAAGTACGCAGCATCCAACGCCGGATTCAAGACGTAATTGATGGGATTTTTGCCCGGATTCGTAACTACCTCAATAGTTTGGAACGTCCCGAACTCAACTATGATAGTATTAAGCGCGATGTGCGTACCTTGTTTGATGATCCACAGGCAGGATTTGACGCTTTGCGCGATCGCCTATCTTCATTCAACCGCGAAACCTTAGTCGCCATCATCAGTTCCCGTGAGGACATCTCCGAAGAAGATGCCAACCGGGTTGTTGACCAAATTGAACGGGCGCGTAACACCGTCTTACAACGCGCCGAACGCCTACAACTCGAAGCGCAACGCCGCCTAGAAGAAGTCAAACATCAAGCCCAACGGCAAGCGGAAGAAACCCGCAAAGCCGCAGCTTCAGCCGCTTGGTGGTTGTTCGCCACAGCCATAGTATCAGCCATCTTCGCCGCTATAGGTGGTGCGATCGCTGTTGTGCTGGTGTAGGTAAATTTGTCTCCGCTCATTATTTCACCTCCCATCACGGGAGGTTTTTTCATTAGTCCATAGTCCATAATCCATAGTCAAAAGGCAGTAATAATTATTCTCGCTCCCTCATCTCCCGTACCTCCTACCTTTTTCAAAGGGCTACTTATGATAGAGGAATTATTTTCAGTAAATACCTATTATTAAAACCTTAGAAGTATAAATGCAGACAAGACTGCTTTTAAATTATGGATTTTAGATATAAATGGAAGAATGGAACACCACCCAGCCGAGATGCGGCTGTAAGGGAAAAACATCTATTAGACGAAAGTCAGTTTAACAGTGAACAAGACCATAAATTAGCAGAAGAAGCAGCCAGAAAACACTTAGGTATACCTCTGATCACCCCCGATGAAGAGATATCCACGCTACCTCATGCTGCTCCACCTGAGAAGAAAATGTAACAGTAAGTAGAGAGCAGGGAGCAAGGAAGAAAAAGTAATAACTATGGACTATGGACTAATGACTAATGACTAATGACTAATGACTAATGACTAACGAAATAAATCCCCCCTTGCCAGGTAAAACAGGGGGGGTGTATGGAGCTAAAGCCCGGTTGGGCAATCGGGCTACTAGTTATTTAGTATTTATTTGCTTAAATTTAATTCCTCCTAAAGATAGAGAAATATATAAAATGGAATAGTACTAAGCTTAAAACCCTTATATTGAATGCCTTTTAAATAATCCATATCCTAATTTATTTAGTAACAGCTATGGTCTTTCTGATTAAATACGGCTTCGTAAATTATGAGTTTTTAATTCATACTAAGTTGCGTTCAGAAATAGTATTCCTACTCCCCACTCCCTACTCCCAGCCCAAGTTACTATCTTTGATTGCAACTTGGTATCACTTGATTTAATATTATACCAATTGGAAAAATAATTTTGCTGTCTTTATATCTTTACGTATTTTTATTTACAAAACTATAGGCAGCAGAATGAGGAATAATCAAACCTTGAGCTTCTAAAAATTGCAGCACTTGGCTAACACATTGTTCAATAGTAGATTGCTCAGTTTGACAGATAATCTCTGGATTAATAGGTTCTTCGTAGGGGTCAGAGATGCCAGTAAAATTTGCAATTTGTCCTGTCCTAGCTTTGGCGTAAAGCCCTTTAACATCACGGGATTCACAAACTGCAAGTGAAGCCTGAACGTAAACTTCGATAAAGTTGGTAGTAGTCTGTTTGAGTTCTTCTCGAACTTGGCAATAAGGACTGATAGCAGCAACGATCGCAATTATGCCATTGCGACTGAGTAAGTTAGCAACAAAGCCAATACGACGCACATTGATATCTCGGTCTTGTTTGCTAAAGCCCAGTCCTTGAGAAAGATGAGTGCGAACGATATCCCCATCTAAAACTTCTATGAGGTAATTTCGCTTGAGTAGTTCTTTGGCTAAACCTTGAGCAATAGTGGTTTTACCAGCGCCACTTAAACCTGTTAACCAAATAATTGCACCTTGCTGTTGCATAACAATCTTCTATCTACTATTGCTCATGTTATCTTCAATTGGTGTTTTCTCAAATTCTGATATTTTTAAACTTCTTTAAAGACTCACACTCATTTATCTACCGATAAACTTAATGGTAATTGAATTGTGAATGTGGTCAAATTTTGATTACTTGTAACCTCTATTGTGCCTTGAATATACTGCACGAGTTTTTTCACTAGAGTCAACCCTATACCTGTACGACTGCTTTGTGGGTAATCAATCCGTGATATTTGATCATTTTGCTCAAATACAGACAATTTGTCTATTATTTTTTTGGGAGTAATCTTGTAGAAAGGCTCAAAAATTTTGGCTTGTTCTGCTAAAGGAATTTCTACCCCAGAGTTGTTAACTTTAATTTGGAAATAAGAAGATGAAGAGACAGAAGATAAATTAGACTGTGCCTCTTGAGGTCTTAAAGATTTTGAGTTTTGGTAGAAATGAACTGTAATAGTAATTCGCTCATTAGAGGGAGTATATCTACAAGCATTAAGGAGGAGTTCTGAGACAATCCTCGCCAAGATATTAGCATCAGAAACTAAAGCTGGTAAATCATTAGCTATACTAACTTCTAAAACTTGTTTTTGAGATTGAGCAATTTCTTGAAAACTGTTAATAATTTCAGGTAGCCAAGACTGAAGATAAATATCAGTTAATTCTAAAGGATAAATTTCTGTGTCTATGATTCGCATATTCAGCAAATCATCTACTAAATTTAACTCTCGTTCGCACTCCTGACGCATTATATTTAGATAGCGCGATACAGATGCAGAAGCAGTATTAACAGATGAAGACAAAATACCTTGTTGATTCATGACGTTTTCTAGCATAGAAATTGCCATTTTAATATTTGATAACGGTGTTCTCATTTCATGAGAGGTAGCCGTTAAAAAATCTTCTTTCAACTGGTTAAAGCGTTCCATTTCTGCCATTTGAATCTCTAACTGGCGATTGCGTTCAGCTGCAAGATTGCGTTCTTCTAGGAGTCGTCGTTGAGTGTCATCCCGAAAAACCATGACTGCGCCAGTGATTTCACCATTGTTGTTGCGTAGGGGTGTAGCACTATCAGCCACAGGAATCATTGTTCCATCTTTAGTAACTAGTAAAATGCGATCGCCTAAATAAATAGTTGTTTGTCTCTGAATAGCCGAAATCATCGGATTTTGGATAGAGCCTAGTGTTTGTTCGTCAATTAGCTGGACGACATCAGTTAAATTTTGGTTTTTTGCATCATCAAATTGCCAACCTGTGAGCGCTTCGGCTACTTGATTCATGTATTTGACACGTAACTCGGTATCAACGACAATTACCCCATCCCCCATACCCCGTAGTACGGAACTTAGAAATTGTTCGCGTTCATAGCGGTTAAGAGCGGTTTGAATGGCAACATAGAGTTCTTGTTCTTTAACGGGTTTGAGAATGTAGCCAAAGGGGAAAGTGAGAGTTGCCCTTTCAACCGTGCTTTGATCGGAATGTCCGGTAACGTAGATGATGGGAATTTGTAGATTATGCCAAATTTGCTCTGCTGCTTGAATACCATCCTTGTCACCCCGGAGTCTAATATCCATCAAGATGAGGTTTGGTAGTAGTTCTGTCGATTTCTCTATGGCTAACTCTGCCGAATCAGCTATGTCTACAACCGTATATCCTAATGATTCTAGACTTTCTTGGAGGTTAATTGCTAAGATATACTCGTCTTCCACAATCAGCACTCTGACTGTCTGAAGTTTATGTGTTTGTGAATATGTACTGGTCATGGTTAAACCCGGCTTGGCGTAAAAGAAATTTTAAATTTAGTTCCTGCTTGGCTTTGGATTTCTAACTGACCTCTTAGTTGCTTGACTAGACCTTGAACCAGAGTTAAACCCAGTGTTTTTGCCTTTTTACTATCAAATTCCGCAGGTAAGCCAATACCATTATCTTCAACAATCAGTGTTAATGTTTGGTCATTTTCTTGGTATAACTTGACTTGAATTTCGCCGCCGCGATTATCGCTAAAGGCATATTTCAAAGCATTAGAAACTAATTCATTGATAATCAAGCCGCAAGGAATTGCTGTTTCGATATCCAAACTGACATCATCAACTTGAATATTCAGGCGAATACAGTTTGAACTAACATTATACGAGTCAAACAGGTGAATTGTTAAATCGGGAATATATTGAGCGAAATCTATGTTAGCTAAATCATCAGAGCGGTAGAGTTTTTCATGTACTAGCGCAATCGAAGCAATGCGGTTTTGGCTATCGCGCAGGATGGCACTTGCTTGATGGTCTTGAGTCCGTCGGCTCTGCATTTGTAGTAAACTGCTGACAATACCTAAATTATTCTTTACCCGATGGTGAATTTCTTTGAGTAATACTTCTTTTTCTTTGAGGGAAGCTTTGATTTGTTCTTCTGTTTGTCTTTGCTCTGTAATATCTTGTTGAACAGCAACTAAGACAGTTCCATATTCAGGATGTTTAAACACAGATGTTGTTGCTCGACACCAAAAGGGAGTGCCATCTTTTTTGATATTTTGGACTTCATAGGTAGCCTCACCATATTGCTTAACAGCCGCCGCGATCGCCTCATAAACTTCTGTAGCGTTGGTGTTCTCATCTTCATAGTTGATGATCGAGATATGCTGACCAATTAATTCGCCGGCATCATAACCAAATATCTTGTCAAATTTGGGATTAGTATAGACAATTACACCATCATTGAAGCGAATTAAGGATAACCCCTCTGCCATATTGCGAGTAATCACAGCCTGTAACTCTAACATCTGTTGGGCGCGTTTCTGCTCGGTGATGTTAATACTACTACCGATAATGCGGTAAATACGTGAGTTTTCATCTCTTATGGGAGTGAGGTTAGTTATCCACCAAGTATCTTGATCTTGAAAAGTTAAACATTCTTCATAAGTAATAGTTTTTCCTACATCTATGCAAGCTTGATAGTTTTGCCGTACAGTTGCCGCTAAAATAGGCGGAAGAACTTGCTCTGGAGTTTTACCTTGTAATTGATGAGAAAGCAACCCTGTGATTTTTTCATGCGCCGGGTTTAAACCCATGTAATGAAAATTACTATCTACAACATCTACAACAAAAATTGAATTAGCAACACCATCATATATACTGCGTAAAAACTGCTCTTTTTCCTGAAGTTCTTGCTCGGCTCGTTGGCGTTCACTGATATCACGACCTTCGGGAATTAACAAAACCACTTGTCCTGTCTCATCATGCAGTGGGCGTAAGGAAAAATCAATAGTTGCTATTTGATTATTCGCTCCTAAAACATCTACTTCATAACGGATAAACTCTCCTTGAGCAGCTAAAGTAATTGCTTGTTTTAATTTTTCTTGAGTTTGGGGTGAAATCTGCCACCAATGAGTTTCCCAAAATGGGCGGTTGATCACATCTTGGGATTGTATTCCCGCAAAAGTCAGCGCAGTCTGGTTGGCTTCTAGCAAAATACCTTCAACTGTCAGCAATCCTGTAAACTGGAATGTGTTGTTAAAAATGCCTCTAAATCGTCTTTCACTTTCTTGTAGGGCAGATTGTGCTTGTTCGCGTTCAATGAGAGCAGATTGCCTTTCAGTGATGTCCTGAGCAGTTCCGTAAAGACGAATTACTTTTCCTTGGCAATTCAATTGTGCATTGCCGATCGCTTCGATATAAATTATCGTCCCATCAGCTTTAAATGCACGTAGAACCAATTTGTAAGATTGCCCTGTGGAAATGGTAAGTTCTACTGCTTGGTGTAATTTGGCTCTATCTTCAGGGTGGTGAAGTAGCAAATTTTCTTCGTAGTTTGGTGTGCCTAATGCTGGATCTCGTTGAAACAGTTCAAACAAACCCTTAGACCAAGTAATTTTTCCGGTGGCTAAATCATAATCCCAGTTACCCAGACGAGCTACGTGCTGGGACTCGGCTAATAGTGCTTCACTCTGGCGTAATATTTCTTCGGTAAGTTTAATGTCGGTAATATCAACAACTAACCCATCCCAAGCTACACGGTTATCTGGTAATAGGCGGGGAGTAGAACGAAAATGCAGCCATCTCAAATAACCTTTGGGGGTTTGTACTCGTAACTGTATATCGAATACAGATAAATTTAAACGAGACTCATTAACAGCTTGTTCTAAGCGTAGCGAATCTTCGGGGATAAACTGGCGGTAGAGTAAACTTGAATCTCTTAGGGCATCTTCAGCTCTAATTTCCATCAATCTTTCAATTCCTGCACTTAGGTAAGTAAAGCGATCGCTCCCATCTAATTCGCGGACTACCTGATATACTGCCCCATTAGGTAGGTTATCTCCTATACTCCGCAACATAGTTTTTCGCTCATGCAAGGCAAATTCTGCCAGTTTACGTTGGCTAATATCGGTGACACGTACTAAATTAATTTTTTCCCCAGCAACGTAAATCTGCTTAACAGCTAGGTTTCCCCAAAAAGAATCACCTCGCTTGGTGATATATTCAACTTCTCGACTCCAAAAACCTTGATAATTAAGTTCTTCGATAATGCTATTGATTTCATCAGAGGTAAACCTTTGTTTTTGTAGAGTTTGACCCTCAATACCAATCAATTCTGCTTTACTGGAGGCGGCAAACATTTCTACTGCGTGTTGATTACAATCTATAATCAGTAGCGTTTGCGGACTTACTAGAAACAAAGCATCGGCAGATTCATTATAAATAGCTTGTAGTAAATCTCGACTGTGAATAATTTCTAACTCAGCCAGTTTGCTATCAGTAATATCTTGAGTTGTACCGAGAACTTTATTAGGGCGATTATTCTCATTCCTAGCAAATACTACCTCCCGTGACCTTAACCAGCGCCAAGTACCATCTTTATGTTTCATTCGGCACTCAGTTGTTAACACTTCGCCATCAGCTGCATTTTCCCAATGGTTGAAGTTCCGTTGTAATAAAGGTAAGTCATCAGGATGCAGAACATCCAAGAAAAACTGAGCGCCTCGTTGCTGAATTTCTTCTGGAGGATAACCTAAAATATCCTCAGACTGGCGATTGAGATAAACATTACTACCTGTTATGGGGTCAAAAATATATAAAAGTTGCGGAGAGTGACTAATAACTTGCTCAATAAAATGTTTGCTTTCGCGCAGTTGCGCCTCAATTTGTTGGAGTTCGCACTGTGCAGCTTTTTGTTGTGTAATATCTTTAGCTAAGACAAATTTTGCCGGCTTTCCTAACCAAGTAATGAGATGAGAATTAATTTCTATATCTATGACCGTCCCATCCCGTAGACAGTGTTTAGCTTCACAGGTGAAGATAGTAGTAGAGCTATTGATATCAGACATGGAACTGAACAAAGCAGGAATTTCTTCATGGGGGCGAATATCACAAAGTGTCATTGAGAGAAATTCTGCTTCACTGTAGCCATATTTATGAATTGCTGCCTGATTTACAGCCAAAAAACGCAAAGTTTCGGGGTCAAAAATCCACATGGGATTGGGATTATTTTCAAACAGCAAGCGATATTGAGCTTCCGATCGCACTAAAGCTGTTTCTGCTTCTTTGCGTTGGGTAATATCTGCCAATGAACCAACTAAGCGGATGGGATTTCCTTGTTCATCCCATACAGCTTTAGCCCGTGAACGAAACCACCTGTAGTAGCCATCTCTGCATTGCAGACGATATTCAACATGATATGACGCTATTTCTTGTTTTAAATAAGCTTCTTTAGTGGCTATTACGTGGTTATAATCATCAGGATGAAGACGAATCCTCCATTCATCATTAAAGCTACTCAGTTGGTGGCGTTCATATCCTAACATCTCAAACCAACGCTCTGAACGGTAGGTGTGGTTAGTGGTTATATCCCAATCCCAAATCGCTTCATCTGTGCCTGCGATCGCTAATTGCCACCGTTGTTCACTTTGTCGCAAAGCTGCTTCTGCTTGCTTGAGTTCACTAATATCAATGTTAGTAGCTATGACAACCCAGCAGTCTGCTTGCGCATCGTAGCGAGAAGTGTAAGTAGAACCAAGCCAACGCAAAGAGCCATCTTTGTGATAAAACCGATACTCCAAATTAAAAGGTTTTCCGGCAAAGATATCTGCATAACTAGGTATGATTACCGTCTCTCTATCTTGTGGATGTACTCTAGACATCCATAATTGCTTATCATTAAATAATTCCTGTGATGTATATCCAAAAATGGTTTCACAGCCGATAGAGTGGTATTCATATTCCCAATCGTAATTAGGATACACTCGAAAACTGACAATAGCAGTACCAATAGCGTTATTAATAACATCATTTAACTTTGCTTGCGAGGCATGATACTGAGCATCTTTTTGGGATAGTAGATGGGATAGTTGCTCTTTTTGGGCTTTTTCTTGTTCTAATTGTGCGTTTTTAGCCTGTTCTAATGTCACCACACCTAAGATTCCCCTACTACCAACTACGGGTAAGTGACTAATATTATTTTGCCCAAAGCGCTCTAAGATATGAGTTAAATTCTCAAGTTCTGACTCCTTGATAGTAATGACAGGTTGACTCATCAGTTCCCCAACAGAAATTTCTGCCAACTGTCTTTGCTGGGCGATCGCTCTCATCACATCTGTTTGTGTAATAATACCTACTAAATTGTGCTGATTCACAACTAATATACAACTACATTGAATTTGATACATCTGCGCGATCGCTTCCATTACTGGTGTATTTTGCGCGACCATCACCAATGCTTCTTCATCGTTTTGCTTCAACAAACGTAGTTGGGGAATATTCATCAAAGTGTCAGTGATTCTGTGATCAATAATTGAAACTTAAGATTATGATAGATATTTTAAATTGTAAAATTTTTTACAAATATTTATTTTCTTAATTAATACTATATACACAATTACACTCACAAGGGTATTCTTCTTTTTATTAGTTTTCAGTAGATAGGGTTATACAAAAGTTGCTACCTACATACTTCTACGTTAGCAAGTACTTAGAAGATATTTGGGTAAGGACACAAGGTCTTCCGTCCCTACAGATAATCGATGTGTTGGAAATATTTTTTGAATCGATATCACACCCAATAACAAAAATCCCTCTGCTGCTGAACAGTCAGAGGGAGATGGTATGGTGTGAGGAGCAAACTGAATGTTCACTTAATATTTACAATAACAAGCGATTGTGACATCGTTGTCACAATGTTATGAAAATCATGCGACATCTCATAAGTAAGAACACAAGTTGTAAGTCTCTATAAATAGTCACACAGACAAATTAATAATCTCGGTTCGCCAGCAAAAGCTGCTAATAGATGAACCAACGCTACTGACCAAAATTTGGCGTTCCTGTAATATCTACTGATAATGAATATCATCGACAACAACTATTAAATCTAAATCAGAATACTCATCCATTTCTTG
Above is a genomic segment from Nostoc sp. MS1 containing:
- a CDS encoding response regulator is translated as MTSTYSQTHKLQTVRVLIVEDEYILAINLQESLESLGYTVVDIADSAELAIEKSTELLPNLILMDIRLRGDKDGIQAAEQIWHNLQIPIIYVTGHSDQSTVERATLTFPFGYILKPVKEQELYVAIQTALNRYEREQFLSSVLRGMGDGVIVVDTELRVKYMNQVAEALTGWQFDDAKNQNLTDVVQLIDEQTLGSIQNPMISAIQRQTTIYLGDRILLVTKDGTMIPVADSATPLRNNNGEITGAVMVFRDDTQRRLLEERNLAAERNRQLEIQMAEMERFNQLKEDFLTATSHEMRTPLSNIKMAISMLENVMNQQGILSSSVNTASASVSRYLNIMRQECERELNLVDDLLNMRIIDTEIYPLELTDIYLQSWLPEIINSFQEIAQSQKQVLEVSIANDLPALVSDANILARIVSELLLNACRYTPSNERITITVHFYQNSKSLRPQEAQSNLSSVSSSSYFQIKVNNSGVEIPLAEQAKIFEPFYKITPKKIIDKLSVFEQNDQISRIDYPQSSRTGIGLTLVKKLVQYIQGTIEVTSNQNLTTFTIQLPLSLSVDK
- a CDS encoding bromodomain-containing protein; protein product: MDFRYKWKNGTPPSRDAAVREKHLLDESQFNSEQDHKLAEEAARKHLGIPLITPDEEISTLPHAAPPEKKM
- the cysC gene encoding adenylyl-sulfate kinase, whose product is MQQQGAIIWLTGLSGAGKTTIAQGLAKELLKRNYLIEVLDGDIVRTHLSQGLGFSKQDRDINVRRIGFVANLLSRNGIIAIVAAISPYCQVREELKQTTTNFIEVYVQASLAVCESRDVKGLYAKARTGQIANFTGISDPYEEPINPEIICQTEQSTIEQCVSQVLQFLEAQGLIIPHSAAYSFVNKNT
- a CDS encoding MFS transporter, translated to MFQSTEISLELLSPLWWAAQIPVDTTTNVTPAQASVLTSGPRFFVALLSGVILAFAFQLVLTNLSVAAGISYLGRSSDSDPNSGESDSFGGTIRKIGTAVGLWTLITVTIALLVASFLAVKLSLVILDPRLGAILGLVIWGAYFLLLVWVSSTTVGSLVGSVVNTATSGFQAIMGTATAALGAKAVNQQVVATAEAAAAAVRRELGSAIDPISIRENIEDYIEKLRPPELDISNIRSEFERLLNDPQLKAIAGSPDLRNIDRQKFIDLVSSRTDLSKKDTKRIADTLYKVWQQTVSQHEPTQDRLSELVDYLKSLPPGQAKTDELSAKLDRLIAETRSTKDDAQKSAPVGPIQSSIQQGISALTGIALGRTDLSDIDVEKIWQALTTAKDKATEQADKLGLPVPSQPYSPIRADVENYLSNTYAWQLSEQRIAEEFRDVIHDPAADPGTVRRELERLSRNDFVNLLQQRGLLTQSQIQHIADRLEAVRQSVLVIVTAEEEREVTQDLQRRIESYLLVTNKADLTSEGIERDFKPILEDKDADYETLSRRLVIVDRYPLQQILLERNDMQPGEPDRIIDELERQRDRVLLESKNLADQAKYQAETLWLNVESYLRNTGKGELNPDAIRADLKTVLSDPQAGISAIRARLSRFDRDTLVQLLSQRQDISEDQVHQIINTVEESWHNVRHTPQIVADKAKEQYDSVSTTISEYLRKTGKEELNPEGIQRDLTRLFENPREGAVALRRRLSQVDRDTLVQLLSQRQDLSEEQVNQVIDSVQGSIRNIVRAPRRLATRTQQRVQNFQTYLEEYLRQTGKEELNPEGIKRDLQLLLHDPRVGVDSLSDRLAHFDRSTIIALLKIREDLSDEEAARIADNIVSVRDQFVEQVRSIQRRIQDVIDGIFARIRNYLNSLERPELNYDSIKRDVRTLFDDPQAGFDALRDRLSSFNRETLVAIISSREDISEEDANRVVDQIERARNTVLQRAERLQLEAQRRLEEVKHQAQRQAEETRKAAASAAWWLFATAIVSAIFAAIGGAIAVVLV
- a CDS encoding chlorophyll a/b-binding protein, with protein sequence MQTRSSTDLPTVATEYNGLDRNAFEFGWTPQAELWNGRFAMIGFLAYLLWDLAGYSVLRDVLSLIGY